One Lucilia cuprina isolate Lc7/37 chromosome 4, ASM2204524v1, whole genome shotgun sequence DNA segment encodes these proteins:
- the LOC111689238 gene encoding uncharacterized protein LOC111689238, whose product MRISKNVYQYFIQIIVISLCLTNFNGARSQCSNNDWACDNGQCISDDKLCDGKVDCRDRSDEIAENCIQFHESCPKYAFRCAYGACIDGKTRCNGVQDCADNSDELICIKKDDSDFQNICSDTEIQCVNSKECINSINLCNGRVDCKDGSDESLELCINFGCISYGFQCGYGACISGNAKCNGVKECADGSDEAWELCGTPRKTTNQNGVTPTRKPTPTPTPAQYTRCSIPNIPQLQDLVFKLHPQNETIPIGSFVDDFDIIHMECQNKYTLRGQPSLLCQNGNWNFDFPSCVGYCDGTLLRGLSVRAVCDYRTNFGECPKRIRPGTEIQLNCRFGFIRKPDVPQYIKCLSDGTYDKSPLPCELNCGRVAPYSEPLSKHGIPVKPSSAPWHVSIHENNSVNFDYICSGSIVSPRVIVTAAHCFWDQPTLTLRNYTEYQIIAGRSSNNYTTDQNEYSQVAQVEEIHIPVDYRGKNGRQRDDIAFLKLKTGLRYSETIASICMPNEIRNTASNYIPSNWQGFMTGFGINNHLERLKMLTLAYHECREKSPIDAPIADDKFCIINKEGASVCRGDSGAGFFIENRNLDDNEIIYRLLGVISNTPTTKNDCTRVDDDAYVAITNIHYMTSEFKRKLFDAIKEDRAYLTSPTSDLRSAFIVHMLDSHSQCNTSEWACDNGQCISDNKMCDGRVDCSDRSDEIAENCIQFHDTCHNSTFRCTYGACIDEKAKCNGVQDCADNSDELMCTQKDDFDFEGVCFPTEIQCVNSKECINSIDLCNGRVDCKDGSDESLELCINFHCVGFTCGYGGCISRNAKCNGIKECADGSDEAWQLCATPRKINNETIVTPTLNANPAPIPISLPTSAQCIIPNIPELQNLIFKLHPLNYTIPIGSFVNEFENIHIECQNKYTLRGQPSLLCQNGNWNFDFPSCVGYCDGTLLRGLSIRAVCNYRSHFAECPKKIRPGTEIQLNCNFGYTRNPKLLQFIKCLPDGMFDQMPRHCTHSCGIIDSSSEFLSKEGFPIISSSTPWHVSIHEYDGINYNFICTGSIVSPRIIITAAHCFWNELNLTVRNYTDYQIIAGRSTSNFTTEKNDYSQIVQVEEIHIPSGYRGKHGGQKDDIAFLKLKTALRYSTTIAPICVPKVIHNTASKYMISNRRGFITMFGPNNQLERLDMITLSYHECYEKSPLESPLADDKFCIVNKEGAKLCRGNSGAGFFVQNRDDNKTIYKLLGVLSNSPTTKNDCTHSDDYVAITNIYYIPSEFMIKLSNAVSEDETLF is encoded by the exons atgagaatttctaaaaatgtttatcaatATTTCATACAAATAATTGTGATTTCATTATGTTTGACGAATTTTAATGGAG CTCGCTCCCAATGTAGCAACAATGACTGGGCATGTGATAATGGCCAGTGTATATCCGATGATAAATTATGTGACGGCAAAGTGGATTGTCGTGATCGATCAGACGAAATTGCAGAGAATTGTATACAGTTTCATGAATCCTGTCCAAAGTATGCCTTTCGTTGTGCGTATGGAGCTTGTATAGACGGAAAGACAAGGTGTAATGGTGTGCAAGATTGTGCTGACAATTCTGATGAATtgatatgtattaaaaaagatgattcggattttcaaaatatttg TTCGGATACTGAAATTCAGTGTGTGAATTCTAAAGAATGTATAAACTCAATTAATCTTTGTAATGGTCGAGTAGACTGTAAGGATGGTTCCGATGAATCTTTGGAGTTGTGCATTAATTTTGGTTGTATATCCTATGGTTTTCAATGTGGCTATGGTGCTTGTATTAGCGGCAATGCTAAATGTAATGGCGTAAAAGAATGTGCTGATGGTTCTGATGAAGCCTGGGAGTTGTGTGGTACACCACGAAAGACCACTAACCAAAATGGTGTTACACCAACACGAAAGCCAACACCCACACCTACACCTGCTCAATATACTAGATGTAGTATACCAAATATACCACAACTACAAGATTTGGTATTCAAATTACATCCTCAAAATGAAACGATTCCAATAGGATCATTTGTGGATGATTTCGATATCATACATATGGAATGCCAGAACAAATATACTTTAAGAGGTCAACCCAGTCTTTTGTGTCAAAATGGTAATTGGAATTTTGATTTTCCTTCCTGTGTGG GCTATTGTGATGGTACACTTTTGCGCGGTCTTTCGGTACGTGCTGTTTGTGATTATAGAACAAACTTTGGGGAGTGCCCGAAAAGAATTCGTCCTGGTACTGAAATTCAACTTAATTGTAGATTTGGTTTTATACGCAAACCAGATGTTCCTcagtatataaaatgtttatcggATGGTACTTACGACAAGAGTCCCCTGCCTTGCGAACTTAATTGTGGCAGAGTTGCTCCTTACTCAGAACCTCTGTCTAAACATGGCATTCCCGTTAAACCTAGTTCAGCACCTTGGCATGTATCTAtacatgaaaataatagtgttaATTTTGATTACATATGTAGTGGATCAATAGTATCGCCTCGTGTTATCGTAACgg CCGCCCATTGTTTTTGGGATCAACCAACTTTAACATTGAGAAATTATACGGAATATCAAATTATTGCCGGTCGTAGTTCGAATAATTATACAACGGATCAAAATGAATACTCGCAAGTCGCACAAGTAGAGGAAATACATATTCCAGTAGA TTATCGCGGTAAAAATGGACGTCAAAGAGATGAtatagcatttttaaaactaaaaactggcCTCAGATACTCAGAAACAATAGCCTCGATCTGTATGCCAAATGAAATTCGCAATACTGCATCAAATTATATTCCCTCCAACTGGCAAGGTTTTATGACCGGTTTTGGCATAAACAATCATTTGGAAAGACTTAAGATGTTAACGCTAGCCTATCATGAATGTAGGGAAAAAAGTCCAATCGATGCTCCCATAGCAGatgataaattttgtattattaataaaGAAGGCGCTTCAGTTTGTCGCGGTGATAGTGGAGCAggattttttatcgaaaatcgAAATTTAGATGACAACGAAATTATTTATAGACTATTGGGCGTAATAAGTAACACGCCCACCACTAAGAATGATTGTACACGAGTTGATGATGATGCTTATGTTGCCATTACAAATATTCACTATATGACTTCggaatttaagagaaaattatttGATGCCATAAAAGAAGATCGAGcat ATTTGACTTCACCGACATCTGATTTGAGATCGGCTTTTATAGTGCATATGCTGGATT CCCACTCCCAATGTAACACCAGTGAATGGGCATGTGACAATGGCCAATGTATATCCGATAATAAAATGTGTGACGGCAGAGTAGATTGTAGTGATCGATCGGACGAAATTGCAGAGAATTGTATACAGTTTCATGATACCTGTCATAATTCAACATTCCGTTGTACATATGGAGCTTGCATAGACGAAAAGGCGAAATGCAATGGTGTACAAGATTGTGCTGACAATTCGGATGAATTGATGTGTACTCAAAAAGATGATTTTGATTTTGAAGGTGTCTG TTTTCCTACTGAAATACAATGTGTGAATTCTAAGGAATGTATAAATTCAATCGATCTCTGTAATGGTCGTGTAGACTGCAAAGATGGCTCTGATGAATCGCTGGAGTTATGTATTAATTTTCATTGTGTTGGCTTTACATGTGGTTATGGTGGATGTATTAGTCGTAATGCTAAATGTAATGGTATAAAAGAGTGTGCTGATGGTTCAGACGAGGCTTGGCAGTTGTGTGCTACACCACGAAAGATCAATAATGAAACTATTGTAACACCGACTCTTAATGCAAATCCAGCCCCCATACCTATATCTTTGCCAACATCCGCTCAATGCATTATACCTAATATACCAGAActacaaaatttgatatttaaactACATCCTCTAAATTACACTATTCCAATAGGATCATTTGTGAATGAATTCGAAAACATACATATCGAATGCCAGAACAAATATACTTTAAGAGGTCAACCCAGTCTTTTGTGTCAAAATGGTAATTGGAATTTCGATTTTCCTTCCTGTGTGG GCTATTGTGATGGTACACTTTTGCGCGGTCTCTCTATACGTGCTGTTTGTAATTATAGATCACATTTTGCGGAGTGCCCGAAAAAAATACGTCCTGGTACTGAAATTCAACTCAATTGTAACTTTGGTTACACTCGTAATCCCAAACTTTTACAGTTCATAAAATGTTTACCAGATGGCATGTTCGATCAAATGCCTCGACATTGCACTCACAGTTGTGGCATAATTGATTCGTCCTCTGAGTTTTTATCCAAAGAAGGTTTTCCAATTATATCCAGTTCAACACCCTGGCATGTATCTATACATGAATATGATGGTATTAATTACAACTTCATTTGTACTGGATCTATTGTTTCGCCTCGTATTATCATAACAG CCGCACACTGCTTTTGGAATGAATTGAATTTAACGGTGAGAAACTATACAGATTATCAAATTATTGCAGGCCGAAGTACCAGCAATTTTACAACCGAAAAGAATGACTACTCGCAGATAGTACAGGTGGAGGAAATACACATACCATCAGG TTATAGAGGTAAACATGGTGGTCAAAAAGACGATAtagcttttttaaaacttaaaaccgCCCTTAGATACTCAACAACGATTGCACCGATCTGTGTGCCAAAAGTAATTCACAATACCGCATCAAAATATATGATCTCCAATCGGAGAGGTTTCATTACCATGTTTGGTCCAAACAATCAATTGGAAAGACTTGATATGATAACATTATCCTATCATGAATGTTATGAAAAAAGTCCACTTGAATCTCCATTAGCAGatgataaattttgtattgtcAATAAAGAAGGCGCTAAATTGTGTCGTGGTAATAGTGGTGCCggattttttgtacaaaatcgAGATGACAACAAAACTATATACAAACTATTGGGCGTATTAAGTAATTCGCCGACTACAAAGAATGATTGTACACATAGCGATGATTATGTTgctataacaaatatttactataTTCCTTCagaatttatgataaaattatCAAATGCTGTTAGTGAAGACGAGACATTATTTTAA
- the LOC111689922 gene encoding synaptotagmin-4 — protein sequence MGEEYSPDISAMSTILPAILGLISAGALWAVACICARQMRARNRKQNQHDSTFPFQPTRRPTAVRSPSGQPPHYLKKSPSPTGTKQLGILQPMQEQTATSPISPQTVKYMEEDETKSSKLNKYNGTEKLSPMEAKLSPTGSGGSNGMSGNGAKGGNSNQVSVMQESVVSNMSVSEMNMEQYGKLGSIFFKLRYLGERNALMVSIIRCRGLPCKSGSGNNGGNSSNGNKSNDIPAGMNGRTQSATDPYVKLQLLPDKQHKVKTRVVRNTRNPVYDEDFTFYGLNINDLQNMSLHFVILSFDRYSRDDVIGEVVCPLSSIEIGDISKEALSISKEIQPRSLKIRAQGRGELLISLCWQPAAGRLTVVLLKARNLPRMDVTGLADPYVKIYLLYNGQRIAKKKTHVKKRTLSPVFNESFAFDIPAAEGSGATLDGVSLELMLLDWDRVTKNEVIGRLELGGPNSNGTALNHWNEVCNSPRRQIAEWHKLNE from the exons ATGGGCGAAGAATACAGCCCAGATATCAGCGCCATGTCAACAA TACTTCCAGCTATTTTGGGTCTCATATCAGCAGGTGCCCTCTGGGCAGTTGCTTGTATATGTGCCCGTCAGATGCGCGCTCGCAATCGTAAACAAAATCAACATGATTCAACATTTCCCTTTCAACCAACACGTCGTCCGACAGCTGTTCGTTCGCCTAGTGGTCAACCACCCCACTACTTGAAGAAATCACCATCACCAACTGGCACCAAACAATTGGGCATATTGCAGCCAATGCAGGAACAAACCGCCACATCACCCATTTCACCGCAAACGGTTAAATATATGGAAGAGGATGAAACGAAATCATCGAAACTTAACAAATATAATGGCACAGAAAAACTTTCACCCATGGAAGCCAAGTTAAGTCCTACCGGTAGTGGTGGTAGTAATGGTATGTCCGGTAATGGCGCCAAGGGTGGTAATAGCAATCAGGTGTCGGTGATGCAAGAATCCGTAGTGAGCAACATGAGTGTAAGTGAAATGAATATGGAGCAATATGGCAAATTGGGTTCGATATTCTTTAAATTGCGTTATTTGGGTGAGCGTAATGCTTTGATGGTCTCCATAATACGCTGTCGTGGTTTACCCTGCAAGAGTGGTAGTGGAAATAATGGAGGTAATTCTTCAAATGGCAACAAATCTAATGATATACCAGCTGGTATGAATGGTCGTACTCAATCGGCTACTGATCCCTATGTTAAGTTGCAATTGTTGCCCGATAAACAGCACAAGGTCAAAACCCGTGTTGTACGCAATACCCGTAATCCAGTCTACGACGAGGACTTCACTTTCTATGGCTTAAACATTAATGATCTACAGAATATGTCTTTGCATTTCGTCATATTGAGCTTTGATCGTTATTCACGTGATGATGTTATTGGTGAAGTAGTGTGTCCTCTTTCCTCTATTGAAATTGGCGATATTTCGAAAGAAGCCTTGTCGATTAGCAAGGAAATTCAACCACGCAGTTTGAAGATACGTGCCCAAGGACGTGGTGAATTATTGATTTCATTGTGTTGGCAACCAGCTGCCGGACGTTTGACTGTTGTATTATTGAAGGCTCGCAATTTGCCACGTATGGATGTAACCGGTCTGGCTGATCCTTATGTTAAAATCTATTTACTGTACAATGGTCAGCGCATTGCTAAGAAGAAGACACACGTTAAGAAGCGTACACTGAGTCcagtttttaatgaaagttttgCTTTCGATATACCAGCAGCTGAG GGCTCTGGAGCTACTTTAGATGGTGTGTCACTTGAATTAATGTTACTCGACTGGGATCGTGTTACCAAAAATGAG GTAATCGGACGACTTGAATTGGGAGGACCAAATTCAAATGGCACAGCTCTTAATCATTGGAATGAAGTGTGCAATTCACCAAGAAGACAAATTGCTGAATGGCATAAATTAAATGAGTAA